A region from the Leopardus geoffroyi isolate Oge1 chromosome C2, O.geoffroyi_Oge1_pat1.0, whole genome shotgun sequence genome encodes:
- the TRMT10C gene encoding tRNA methyltransferase 10 homolog C, with translation MPVFLKMSGSITLRSFGRFLVPFTIHRKKGVLCSTILQRSVSSKIPTVSYPKKESTSPPEQLGLDGWKITMKSSMQEEDASAVSSSKDEDPLVAIRELIEMWRLFGKEVPEQISEEELKTAMECVSKSSKKKYLKYLYIKEKIKKAKQIKKETKAALKEKAKKDQLLETTKEDKQQNFLFLRLWDRNIDIAMGWKGIQAMQFGQPLVFDMDYENYMKPKELQNTVSQLLESEGWNRRNVDPFHIYFCNLKVEGAYHKELVKRYGEKWDKLLLTATEKSHVDLFPKDSIIYLTADSPNVMTTFKHDKIYIVGSFVDKAMQTGTSLAKAKRLKLATECLPLDRYLQWDTGTKNLTLDQMMRILLCLKNTGSWEEALKFVPRRKHTGCMEISQHSQELVNRLKKSKPFNSFPKGSLNIHTQKRWLE, from the coding sequence ATGCCTGTTTTCCTCAAAATGAGTGGTAGTATCACCTTAAGatcttttggcagatttttggtGCCATTTACCATTCATAGGAAAAAAGGGGTTTTATGTTCAACAATTCTGCAGAGATCTGTGTCTTCCAAAATACCAACTGTGTCCTATCCTAAGAAGGAGAGTACATCACCTCCTGAACAGCTGGGATTGGATGGGTGGAAAATTACAATGAAATCTAGCATGCAAGAAGAAGATGCTTCGGCAGTCTCAAGCAGCAAGGATGAGGACCCTCTAGTTGCCATCAGGGAGTTAATTGAGATGTGGAGATTGTTTGGCAAAGAAGTACCAGAACAAATCAGTGAAGAAGAACTCAAAACTGCTATGGAATGTGTTTctaaatcatcaaaaaaaaaatacttaaaatatttatatattaaggaaaaaattaaaaaagccaagcaaataaaaaaggaaacaaaagcagcatTAAAGGAAAAAGCCAAAAAAGACCAATTACTGGAAACTACTAAGGAAGATAAACAGCAAAACTTTCTATTTCTACGACTTTGGGATAGGAATATAGACATTGCCATGGGCTGGAAAGGTATTCAGGCCATGCAGTTTGGACAACCTTTGGTTTTTGACATggattatgaaaattatatgaaaccaAAGGAACTTCAGAATACTGTTTCCCAACTTTTAGAAAGTGAAGGATGGAACAGAAGAAATGTTGATcctttccatatttatttctgCAACCTTAAAGTAGAAGGCGCTTATCATAAAGAGTTAGTTAAACGTTATGGAGAAAAATGGGACAAATTGCTATTAACAGCAACAGAAAAGTCTCATGTAGACTTATTCCCAAAGGatagtattatatatttaacTGCAGATTCTCCCAATGTTATGACAACTTTCAAGCATGATAAGATTTATATAGTGGGATCTTTTGTTGATAAGGCTATGCAGACAGGCACATCCCTAGCCAAGGCAAAACGGCTGAAACTGGCAACAGAATGCCTTCCATTAGATAGGTATTTACAGTGGGACACTGGTACCAAAAATCTCACCTTAGATCAGATGATGCGTATTTTGTTATGTCTGAAAAACACTGGTAGTTGGGAAGAGGCTCTGAAGTTTgttcctaggagaaaacatactggttgtatggagatttctcaacattCTCAAGAGCTTGTCAACAGATTAAAGAAGTCAAAACCTTTTAATTCATTTCCAAAAGGCTCtctaaacatacacacacagaaaaggtgGCTTGAATGA